Sequence from the Bacteroidota bacterium genome:
AAGTGTTTGGTGGTTCAGGACTTTAGGCACTCCACCGCCGCCCGACCCGTGTCAGCCGATAGATGCATTCTCCGTAATGGATCAGTTTACAGTATCAGACAATAATGGAAACAAACAGCAATTGTTTGCGCATAACGGTGGTCGCCGGCTCGCGTTAGGGTTAAGAGATTACGATATGCCTCCAGAGCCGATGGAAGGTGTGTTTCATGCAAAGTTTCAGTCGGGAAAATTTGTGGAGGGCGTACCTCCTGGAAAAGGGATAAGCAAGATTCCTATCAAGATAAAAGATGCAAATTTCCCAATAACAATCAATTGGAATATAAGACCTGAAAGTAACACAAAGTATTGGGTTTACAAAACAAAGAATCAGAAAATCGAACTAAGCGGAAAAGGTAGTACAACAATCAACAGTTTAGATGGCAATCTGCTTCTTATAGAAGCTCAAGCAATATCACCGGGCCCTTGCGAAGTTTATTAAATAGGAGAAAAGAAATATGAGATTATTTAAATTGCTTATTTTAATTCTTGTTTTGAATGTAATTTTGTATTCACAAGAAAATAAAGATGAAGGAAAGCAAATTCATCGAGTTTCTTTCTTATCCTCCGGTAATGTAATAGAATTATCGGTTCAAAATATATCGGAACTATCTTTATCAGGTATCAAGATAAACGTTAGCGATGCGCCATCGTGGATAAATTTTAAATTTAAGGAGAAAATAATCGAGGCAATTGAATCGAATAGTGAAACTGCTTCCGAGTTTACTTTTTCAGTTGATAAGACAGCGATTGTAAATAAAGAACAGTCAATATCATTTACTATCTCAACACTTGCAGGAGAAGTATGGACGAAGCAAGTAAAAATCGTAGTAACTCCGCCGGAAAGGTTTGAGTTATATCAGAACTATCCGAACCCTTTTAACCCGTTAACAATTGTCAATTATAAATTGCCAATTGACAATTGGGTAATG
This genomic interval carries:
- a CDS encoding T9SS type A sorting domain-containing protein — encoded protein: MRLFKLLILILVLNVILYSQENKDEGKQIHRVSFLSSGNVIELSVQNISELSLSGIKINVSDAPSWINFKFKEKIIEAIESNSETASEFTFSVDKTAIVNKEQSISFTISTLAGEVWTKQVKIVVTPPERFELYQNYPNPFNPLTIVNYKLPIDNWVMLKVYDVLGREVATLVDEFKEAGYHEVAIDGTNYSSGIYFYQMTVNDQSGKTTIARKRMIMMK